The Triticum aestivum cultivar Chinese Spring chromosome 3A, IWGSC CS RefSeq v2.1, whole genome shotgun sequence genome includes a region encoding these proteins:
- the LOC123059396 gene encoding protein IRON-RELATED TRANSCRIPTION FACTOR 2-like — protein MEHQMFNDPFTSSMSSLEAEIFSGGHHHPAPSLQWPGLDHDIPAAPAANNATSSGGPGSHRKMSHSAYERDSRKQLNEHYSNLRSLLPDDDHHTRKLNNPTIVSRVIKYIPELQKEVDGLEKKKEQLTRASCRPGDDTAPIVSATCLNDREIMVQVSLLNTMAGALPMSKCINVLENQGLCLVSSSASAFQNRTFYSLHLQRTQRTMSKECSAFCDELENAVKQKAGLHPHY, from the exons ATGGAGCACCAGATGTTCAACGACCCGTTCACGAGCAGCATGTCGTCACTGGAGGCGGAAATCTTCTCCGGTGGCCACCACCACCCAGCGCCGTCCCTGCAGTGGCCGGGCCTAGACCACGACATCCCGGCGGCACCGGCTGCCAACAACGCCACCTCATCCGGCGGCCCGGGTTCCCACCGGAAGATGAGCCACAGCGCGTACGAGCGCGACAGCCGCAAGCAGCTCAACGAGCATTATTCCAACCTTCGCTCCCTCCTCCCTGACGATGATCATCACACT AGGAAGCTGAACAATCCGACCATTGTGTCGCGGGTGATCAAGTACATCCCGGAGCTGCAGAAGGAGGTAGACGgcctggagaagaagaaggaacagCTGACGCGTGCCAGCTGCAGGCCGGGAGATGACACGGCTCCGATCGTCTCCGCCACCTGCCTCAACGACAGGGAAATCATGGTCCAGGTCAGCCTGCTGAACACCATGGCTGGCGCTCTGCCCATGTCCAAATGCATCAACGTGCTGGAGAATCAAGGCCTCTGCCTCGTCAGCTCGTCCGCTTCCGCTTTTCAGAACAGGACCTTCTATAGCCTTCATCTTCAG AGAACCCAACGAACAATGAGCAAAGAGTGCTCAGCATTTTGTGACGAACTGGAGAACGCCGTGAAGCAAAAGGCGGGACTACATCCACATTACTAG
- the LOC123059397 gene encoding protein IRON-RELATED TRANSCRIPTION FACTOR 2, with protein sequence MGHQHQMFNDPFASSMSSLEEDMFSGAGGYHHLTPSMQWPGLDNDIPSAPAANNATSSGGSGSQRKMSHNAYERDRRKQLNEQYSSLRSLLPDDDHNKKMSIPTTVSRVIKYIPELQKEVDGLEKKKEELRRASCEQGAMRQNTAPIVSATCLDDREIMVQVSLVSTMAGALPMSKCIKVLESQGLRLINSSTSAFQNRTFYSLHLQRTQRTMSKEGQTLCNELENAVKQKAGQHLHH encoded by the exons ATGGGGCACCAGCACCAGATGTTCAACGACCCCTTCGCGAGCAGCATGTCGTCATTGGAGGAGGACATGTTCTCCGGTGCCGGCGGCTACCACCACCTCACGCCGTCCATGCAGTGGCCGGGCTTGGATAACGACATACCGTCGGCGCCGGCTGCCAACAACGCCACCTCCTCCGGCGGCTCCGGATCACAGCGCAAGATGAGTCACAACGCGTACGAGCGTGACCGCCGCAAGCAGCTCAACGAGCAATATTCCTCCCTCCGCTCCCTCCTCCCCGATGACGATCACAAT AAGAAGATGAGCATTCCGACCACGGTCTCGCGGGTGATCAAGTACATCCCGGAGCTGCAGAAGGAGGTAGACGgcctggagaagaagaaggaggagctgaGGCGGGCCAGCTGCGAGCAAGGCGCCATGAGGCAGAACACAGCCCCGATCGTGTCCGCCACCTGCCTCGACGACAGGGAGATCATGGTCCAGGTCAGCCTGGTAAGCACAATGGCCGGAGCTCTGCCCATGTCCAAGTGCATCAAGGTGCTGGAGAGCCAAGGTCTTCGCCTCATAAATTCGTCGACTTCCGCATTCCAGAACAGGACGTTCTATAGCCTCCATCTTCAG AGAACCCAACGAACAATGAGCAAGGAGGGCCAAACATTGTGTAACGAACTCGAGAACGCCGTGAAGCAAAAGGCGGGACAACATCTGCATCATTAG